The following coding sequences lie in one Sedimentibacter sp. MB35-C1 genomic window:
- a CDS encoding DUF3787 domain-containing protein → MAIITKLVNKLKMKNTTQTNPGNVYIPNDFEVEERKKDVDENQK, encoded by the coding sequence ATGGCTATTATAACAAAGCTTGTAAATAAACTAAAAATGAAAAACACAACTCAAACAAACCCGGGAAATGTATATATACCAAACGATTTTGAGGTAGAAGAAAGAAAAAAAGATGTTGACGAA
- a CDS encoding ABC transporter ATP-binding protein, with protein sequence MEYICELKNISKRFHTINNETKALEDLSLRVKKGEIVSIVGPSGSGKSTVLNLIAGLEEPSAGQIKVNTDSIGFMFQKDQLYEWRNIYKNCLLGLEVKKMATEENKNKVMNMLKNYGLYSFRNHYPSQLSGGMRQRAALVRTLAVEPDLLLLDEPFSALDYQTRLSVGNEVGQILRKEKITTVLVTHDIPEAVSISDRVIVFTERPARVKKDYEIKFDECEGGRTPMKCRNTLEFGEYFRQIWRDLDAGEN encoded by the coding sequence ATGGAGTATATATGCGAATTAAAAAATATCTCTAAAAGATTTCATACAATAAATAATGAAACAAAAGCTTTAGAAGATTTGTCTTTAAGAGTAAAAAAGGGAGAAATTGTGTCTATTGTAGGCCCGTCAGGGTCAGGAAAATCAACTGTATTGAATTTAATTGCAGGTCTGGAAGAACCATCTGCGGGTCAAATAAAGGTAAATACCGACAGTATAGGTTTTATGTTTCAAAAAGATCAGCTCTATGAATGGAGGAATATATATAAAAACTGTCTATTAGGACTGGAAGTAAAAAAAATGGCTACAGAGGAAAACAAAAATAAGGTGATGAATATGCTGAAAAATTATGGATTGTATAGTTTTAGAAACCATTATCCTAGTCAGCTGTCTGGGGGCATGAGGCAGAGGGCGGCTTTGGTGCGAACATTGGCTGTAGAACCGGATTTGCTGCTGCTGGATGAACCTTTTTCGGCCTTAGATTATCAAACAAGATTATCTGTAGGAAATGAAGTTGGACAGATATTGAGAAAAGAAAAGATTACTACTGTATTGGTAACGCATGACATTCCGGAAGCTGTAAGTATTTCTGACAGAGTCATTGTATTTACTGAAAGGCCTGCAAGGGTAAAGAAAGATTATGAAATAAAATTTGATGAATGCGAAGGAGGAAGAACCCCGATGAAATGCAGAAATACTTTGGAGTTTGGAGAATATTTCAGACAGATATGGAGGGATTTGGATGCGGGAGAAAATTAA
- a CDS encoding ABC transporter permease, whose protein sequence is MREKIKAEPINMSKEHEQYLRSIKKEKSFIKIMQILIFVIFIALWEWAAVNNHVDRFLTSTPSAIFELIVKFIEDGSLFKHLYVSTTETIAGFFVGTIAGLLMAILLWWFERLAKITDPYIVILNSLPKTALAPIIILWAGMGFSGIVVTAASISVVVTTMTLYTGFTSVEKDKIVLLKTMGANKYQILKKVIIPANIPSIMSVIRVNIGLSWIGVIVGEFLVSKAGIGYLILYGSQTFKLDLVMMGVFVLGVIAAIMYFFAAWLEKKVIKY, encoded by the coding sequence ATGCGGGAGAAAATTAAGGCTGAGCCGATAAATATGTCTAAGGAGCATGAGCAATATTTAAGATCAATAAAAAAAGAAAAGAGTTTTATAAAGATAATGCAAATATTGATATTTGTTATTTTTATTGCTTTGTGGGAGTGGGCAGCAGTTAATAATCATGTAGATAGATTTTTAACTAGCACTCCAAGCGCAATTTTTGAACTTATTGTTAAATTTATAGAAGATGGAAGCCTCTTTAAACATTTATACGTGTCAACAACGGAAACAATCGCTGGTTTTTTTGTTGGAACAATCGCAGGTCTTTTAATGGCAATTTTATTATGGTGGTTTGAGCGGCTTGCTAAAATAACAGATCCCTATATTGTGATACTGAACAGTCTGCCAAAGACAGCGCTGGCACCCATAATAATTTTGTGGGCCGGAATGGGTTTTTCAGGTATAGTGGTTACCGCTGCATCCATATCTGTTGTTGTTACAACAATGACATTGTATACAGGATTTACAAGCGTGGAGAAGGATAAAATAGTATTGCTTAAAACCATGGGAGCAAATAAATATCAAATTTTAAAAAAAGTTATTATTCCCGCTAACATACCGAGCATTATGAGCGTAATAAGAGTGAATATAGGGTTGTCGTGGATAGGGGTAATTGTCGGAGAGTTTCTTGTTTCAAAGGCAGGTATCGGATATCTCATATTGTACGGAAGCCAGACATTTAAACTTGACTTGGTTATGATGGGGGTTTTTGTACTGGGAGTTATAGCTGCAATAATGTACTTTTTTGCTGCATGGCTGGAGAAAAAGGTAATAAAGTATTGA
- a CDS encoding cupin domain-containing protein, translating to MELGDKVRSLRLKQKISIEQLSVMTGLSKGLISQIERDITGPSVASLWKISKALNVTMNYFFDEYDDFNKVVRKNERKKIMMKNGDRTYELLSPNLKKQIEMLWIEIEPNESNSEDLISHEGEECGVVIKGNLQVLSGDKVYNLEEGDSIYLDSTIPHRYINPGSEQSVSIWAMVPPSF from the coding sequence ATGGAATTAGGAGATAAGGTAAGATCATTAAGGCTTAAACAAAAAATCAGCATAGAGCAGCTTTCTGTAATGACCGGGTTGAGTAAAGGGCTAATAAGCCAGATAGAAAGAGATATTACGGGGCCTTCAGTTGCATCATTGTGGAAGATTTCGAAAGCTTTGAATGTGACCATGAATTATTTCTTTGATGAATATGATGATTTTAATAAAGTTGTCAGAAAAAATGAAAGAAAAAAAATAATGATGAAAAATGGAGACAGGACTTATGAACTGCTTAGTCCTAATCTTAAAAAACAAATAGAAATGTTGTGGATTGAAATTGAGCCTAATGAATCTAATTCTGAAGACCTGATAAGCCATGAGGGCGAAGAGTGCGGCGTTGTTATTAAGGGTAATCTTCAAGTTTTATCAGGTGATAAAGTTTACAATCTTGAAGAAGGGGACAGCATATATCTTGACAGTACCATACCACACAGATATATAAATCCAGGTTCCGAACAGTCAGTTTCCATATGGGCAATGGTACCTCCAAGTTTCTAG
- a CDS encoding DUF819 domain-containing protein, producing the protein MSNSFISPDNLWVLWAIVTGWAAFSIYLEQKYKWAAKVSGAIIALVGAMTLSNLNIIPTDSSVYDVIWSYVVPLAIPLLLLQCNIKKIWKESGRILLIFLIGAIGTVAGSTAGFYLLGKHVPYLAEITGMMTGSYIGGGVNFVALADSFEIPGEMVSATIVADNMLMALYFLALIAIPSLKLFRKHFRHPYIDKVESIETSEGETSAAAFWKGKDISLKDIAYAVATSFIIVAVSSEVSKLLAEIIPTSNFLLKLFNVMLGNQYLIITTLTMLLATFMPGFFGNIQGAQEIGTFLIYLFFVVIGVPASIPLIIQNSPLLLLFCGVIVIINMTVSFGIGRLFNFSVEEIVLASNANIGGPTTAAAMAISKGWNDLVAPIMLVGTFGYVIGTYSGIILGNFLM; encoded by the coding sequence ATGTCTAATTCATTTATCAGTCCTGATAACTTATGGGTGCTATGGGCAATAGTAACAGGATGGGCAGCTTTCAGTATTTACTTAGAGCAAAAATACAAATGGGCTGCAAAGGTTTCGGGTGCTATAATAGCACTGGTGGGAGCAATGACTCTGTCTAACCTTAATATTATACCAACCGATTCATCAGTATATGATGTGATATGGAGTTATGTAGTCCCTCTTGCAATTCCGCTACTGCTTCTTCAATGTAATATAAAGAAAATATGGAAAGAAAGCGGACGAATATTGCTGATTTTTTTAATAGGAGCAATTGGTACAGTTGCGGGTTCAACAGCAGGGTTTTATTTGCTGGGAAAACATGTTCCGTATCTTGCTGAAATAACAGGCATGATGACAGGCTCATATATCGGCGGAGGGGTAAACTTTGTTGCTCTGGCTGATTCGTTTGAAATTCCGGGAGAGATGGTATCTGCAACTATTGTAGCAGATAACATGCTGATGGCGCTGTATTTTCTGGCATTGATTGCAATTCCATCTTTAAAATTATTTAGAAAACACTTCAGACATCCGTATATTGATAAGGTTGAAAGTATTGAAACTTCTGAAGGTGAAACCAGTGCAGCAGCATTTTGGAAAGGAAAGGACATTTCTTTGAAGGATATTGCTTATGCAGTGGCTACAAGTTTTATTATAGTAGCTGTATCTTCTGAAGTATCAAAATTATTAGCGGAAATTATACCAACTTCTAATTTTCTGCTTAAACTATTTAATGTTATGCTGGGCAATCAATACTTGATTATTACTACGCTTACCATGCTGCTGGCAACTTTTATGCCCGGATTCTTTGGAAATATTCAAGGCGCTCAGGAAATAGGAACATTTTTAATTTACTTGTTCTTTGTTGTTATAGGAGTTCCTGCTTCTATTCCGCTGATTATTCAAAATTCACCCCTATTGCTTTTGTTCTGCGGAGTAATTGTTATCATTAACATGACGGTGTCATTTGGAATAGGAAGATTGTTCAATTTCAGCGTCGAAGAAATAGTGTTGGCATCAAATGCGAATATTGGAGGACCTACAACTGCTGCAGCAATGGCTATATCTAAAGGATGGAACGATTTAGTTGCTCCTATTATGTTAGTAGGAACCTTTGGGTATGTTATAGGAACGTATTCGGGAATTATATTGGGAAACTTTTTAATGTAA
- a CDS encoding dipeptidase, with protein MIFDGHSDIWSDVTKKTLDGEKDILRKYHLKKLRKGRISGSIFVIWVDPPYTDNPYKRTMEIMDSINKELEFCKKELIIAKSYEDIGKAVEEDKFYIFIGLEGLSSIGGNLELIDSYYDFGARHASLTWNEENLLATGVKGNPDRGLSELGKKAVEKINKKNMLMDVSHLNEKSFWDVVSTTDAPIIASHSNCRALCNVPRNLTDDQLKKIAETDGLVGINSFNQFVHKDKNKQNVEMLVRHVAHMAEIMGTDHIGVGMDYCDFLDDSSMNSFSSQETSYTRGLEDASKSYNIIEEMRKAGFSKEEIEKIAYKNFHRVIKTVIK; from the coding sequence ATGATTTTTGACGGCCATTCAGATATCTGGTCAGATGTTACCAAAAAAACCTTAGATGGTGAAAAGGATATTTTAAGAAAGTACCATTTAAAAAAGCTACGTAAAGGAAGGATATCGGGCAGTATTTTTGTAATTTGGGTTGATCCGCCTTATACGGATAATCCATATAAAAGAACTATGGAAATAATGGACTCAATAAATAAGGAACTAGAATTCTGCAAGAAAGAGTTAATAATTGCCAAATCTTATGAAGATATAGGCAAAGCTGTTGAGGAAGATAAGTTTTATATATTTATTGGACTGGAGGGGCTTAGCAGTATAGGCGGCAACCTTGAGTTAATTGATTCATACTATGATTTTGGTGCAAGACATGCATCGTTAACTTGGAATGAAGAAAATCTGCTTGCTACCGGAGTTAAGGGAAATCCGGATAGGGGACTCTCGGAACTTGGGAAAAAAGCTGTTGAAAAAATCAACAAAAAAAACATGCTTATGGATGTTTCTCACTTGAATGAAAAGTCGTTTTGGGATGTGGTTAGTACGACAGACGCTCCTATAATCGCTTCACATTCAAATTGCAGAGCCTTATGTAATGTTCCAAGAAACTTAACGGATGATCAGCTAAAAAAAATTGCAGAGACTGATGGATTGGTAGGCATTAATTCATTTAATCAGTTTGTCCATAAAGATAAGAATAAACAAAATGTAGAAATGCTTGTAAGGCATGTCGCTCATATGGCTGAAATTATGGGAACCGATCATATAGGTGTGGGCATGGATTATTGTGACTTTTTAGATGATAGCTCAATGAACAGCTTCAGTTCACAAGAAACTTCGTATACAAGAGGTCTTGAGGATGCTTCTAAGAGCTATAACATTATTGAAGAAATGAGGAAAGCAGGATTTTCAAAAGAAGAAATTGAAAAGATTGCATACAAAAACTTCCACAGAGTTATAAAAACTGTAATAAAGTAG
- a CDS encoding TatD family hydrolase, with protein sequence MENKFIDSHVHLDDEKFDHDREALISSLYENGIELVLNPGSDLDTSKAAVGLADKYPFIFAAVGCHPHDSRLMNDDTMDAFRRLSENKKVLGIGEIGLDYYYDNSDRETQKIWFREQIRLAKELDLPYIVHDRDAHEDVLKIMKEEHYSGTRGILHCYSSSVEMAKEFIKLGFYISLGGPVTFKKSKTPKHVAKEVPLDKLLIETDCPYLAPEPFRGKRNEPKHVKFVAEEIARIREVSTDLIAEKTKENFYRLFNLKQES encoded by the coding sequence GTGGAAAATAAATTTATTGATAGTCATGTCCATTTAGATGATGAAAAGTTTGATCATGATAGAGAAGCTCTGATAAGCTCTCTTTATGAAAATGGAATCGAACTTGTTTTAAATCCGGGATCTGATTTAGATACGTCAAAAGCGGCAGTAGGATTAGCCGATAAATATCCGTTTATATTTGCAGCTGTTGGGTGTCATCCTCATGATTCAAGGCTTATGAATGATGATACAATGGATGCATTCAGGAGACTTTCTGAAAATAAAAAAGTATTGGGAATAGGTGAAATAGGTCTTGATTATTATTATGACAATTCCGATAGAGAAACACAGAAAATATGGTTTAGAGAGCAGATAAGACTGGCTAAGGAGCTTGATCTGCCGTACATAGTTCATGACAGAGATGCACACGAAGATGTTTTGAAAATTATGAAAGAAGAGCACTATTCAGGAACGAGAGGAATACTTCATTGTTATTCGAGCAGTGTTGAAATGGCAAAAGAATTTATTAAACTGGGGTTTTATATTTCTTTAGGAGGACCGGTTACTTTCAAGAAGTCAAAGACTCCAAAGCATGTGGCAAAAGAGGTGCCGCTTGACAAACTGCTGATAGAGACCGACTGCCCTTACCTTGCTCCAGAGCCGTTTAGAGGAAAAAGAAATGAACCTAAGCATGTTAAATTTGTTGCTGAGGAAATAGCACGTATAAGGGAAGTAAGCACAGATTTAATTGCGGAAAAAACAAAGGAAAATTTTTATAGGTTATTTAATTTAAAGCAGGAGAGTTAA